Proteins co-encoded in one Cardiocondyla obscurior isolate alpha-2009 linkage group LG24, Cobs3.1, whole genome shotgun sequence genomic window:
- the LOC139111499 gene encoding uncharacterized protein has protein sequence MSDAAGTDNPAFANEEERTGGSKVENGGQQQATLSQDRKSTADGAAPVENGHQRSFISQHYVEPIKPNSEPCYKTETRIEVPAENTEKSAPEPKLNGVHGNGNNNDASFLNNSATSVQVNESGKKEQIEAVNLELVSMRPYTGNNIQTKGQEACEVPADPYEEYFVPVNEHRKYIRGEKLYVTKDKRSRNSYWRRMAWGLALLVVMIAVIIAILAATGVFPTQEATEPLENVSGSKTQQFNEVQTAGSQEYVKNPPSSPSPLTSTFPPWPTTDETLFDIVPDALDGTLRLDDLSWNDDFSDVKSRVYRQVSGEIEKNLENILRQEGGTSIIKVYDINKEGEIKFRISHPPRNVPKESQEYIEDVLRKNGNMIGQYHLNRLHVGKLIDQCEFLGCTESCKYDYPDAVFMCTCNLGETLHYDGKTCIDDSDLSNVDMDETTTQSSMDSVNDFQGRSRNPSVVNFESRHPGTWENTNFKTNSAETSASSSTTEHVEDDTSHWNHDHLHHSQSVGTTTETPSSVKSFTAESTVESFTASISEQKYVEPQPSAEPEPSAEPEPSAEPEPSAEPEPSAEPEPSAEPEPSAEPEPSAEPEPSAEPEPSAEPESTIPPKIYSQSEFTVKMESTTELEFITEPSSSKPEPTANSIPVTELAPTITDETDGEEKEKTESHYLTTTEYLESKTEMSNQSELTVKSISSDDVKINNVPTSFINLNSKNNNSKINETLTMKSNETLTDDSVSQVIPLITKTSENIDDVEMEATVQSINNDDKVTESAITEASATTLNYKNLKQTDNVNTTPVTNENREEFVTEQFTQNPSSQKNKENNFTTEINLDTKLSTVLNKNSSIDGSDLTTEQKSSADSDVFEQNISTTTAEQKTELTTASVNDDTHSFTRHFHTIEINGVNNRHTDTYNTKVHETTSIPETISTEIFTQPIPGYQYREENAPEPALQSNAPNSNEKNVIEHMPTTVFPKIPKNFAHNVEPLKEPIVKSADDEHIMLIPKSEQPIEIHAIIPQLIPEQVTNRSLRTENSTVGQSGVIINDEMNVKKSENTTRSKEDIIRASNKQTARPEEIQDHSTSHPLHPAILPESSADHFTGKSDDRPLEDMSPFLPDVYKEKESMKKAPRLDKDEQDVPNPFETHVDDIITQRPLIRDNAGRANETEIKDLLNDVNLHSTNNMKNVDTATKTDTADNIAKNNLSASKIINDTGSEYVKILRQSSSVKSIDNDKTKEITNQKSNGFSVDNEEELRVIPLEVKVKSDSISQTTIQPIDKTTEHAEIDVTSPGKKVKEKVGSIAIESDASSSEKPEENAVEDNYNDITDETLPKGYRHDNIPNKIKEASKKTILKDFNSLKIPYNDPSLIAFDAGKKKNETSEKISSDISPLSTITKMEARTEDSRITTEEPVLPIEIQQEISTTMAGDKVEATTIIDDGKREENDTESPNVGQPGEKEIATMPITTTQAILETKTTAQIPILPEELQTTESDMLTTTLSEEASIDGKKMKAADETVSTADADDEAKKNEGEGESSDVTDTSERNMAATTVYENNVSLESERKTEYDGNARAGTTERMKIETTPVTNAEKHITSDVEITSPMPNDATTTEDVRPVTEVIDDTQPMIDYRMLFTTIPPRPIADSELSEEELRVIPLEKSSENKKKSIDKKGFDKYKYKKDKDLSSEEEDVTTEKSDSTVLPETKPPIAAAGDHEELDDSVVSSDVDPNLPRFTLADKEGNILPISKWKDTTYAERNENRATEKPKSYPSFIPVSEEIIESVPVTEPYIIMRNSRPAVVSNTTKSTAANETTADSLTEANVTTEPNVTFFTDQLFGDEVEGDRVTEQPTTILTSSLDMKIESTTVANNPPEILPPDVLSKCIAGQFQCVNGTSRSGAYCVPQSAKCDSEIDCSDGSDEFNCEAENCSSNFRCASGQCLKRNLVCNEVKDCDDGSDERDCENWRCQSDEFRCTSGSCIPELWRCDGRSDCEGNQDEYNCTEICESNEYLCPAEKRCIPQALRCNGAADCINGEDEKLCDCTADQFKCQNGGCISRTQTCDGVSNCPDYSDEWNCLIANTTMDKNLTNVETDDTASELTNRVPFLKIRQHDGDYQLVCSDGWSEEFSDSYCQALGYAGSDETIESFTWDRSQTILRLKTNPNYRLPLVTNLEEVEFCISDKVVQVSCQEFVCGMHYAEEPRAKSADEAPANHEQWPSVALLKESEIGTACTASILGPMHALTSYSCIYRHKKKSRWQLFTGGNMLKGHRVKNIVPYPQVKYNRVFYNNDIALIELEEPLVFSKNVSAACLSTQPVQARQICITAGWGFINEKTSLQQYLKFLPVQTNDKCNATSRYAKFITGHDICTNEGPCHNDEGAPLMCASESQSTSEKWEIQGLLSRHSRCSRDHSAIYSSLEPALSWLRETVPALRTRS, from the exons ATGTCGGATGCTGCCGGCACGGACAATCCGGCGTTCGCCAACGAGGAGGAGCGCACCGGCGGATCGAAGGTGGAGAACGGCGGCCAGCAGCAAGCGACCTTGAGCCAAGACCGCAAGTCCACGGCGGACGGCGCGGCGCCGGTGGAAAATGGCCACCAGCGATCCTTCATCTCCCAGCACTACGTCGAGCCTATTAAGCCGAACTCCGAGCCATGTTACAAAACAGAAACGAGAATCGAGGTGCCGGCCGAGAACACGGAAAAGAGCGCGCCGGAGCCGAAGCTCAATGGCGTTCACGGGAACGGCAACAATAACGACGCGAGTTTTCTCAACAACAGCGCCACAAGCGTGCAAGTCAATG AATCCGGAAAGAAGGAGCAGATCGAAGCCGTAAACCTGGAACTGGTCTCGATGAGGCCGTACACGGGCAACAATATTCAAACGAAGGGCCAGGAAGCCTGCGAAGTGCCAGCCGATCCTTACGAGGAATACTTCGTGCCGGTTAACGAGCATCGAAAGTACATTAG AGGCGAGAAGCTTTACGTCACGAAGGACAAAAGATCCAGAAATTCATATTGGAGAAGAATGGCTTGGGGATTGGCACTGCTGGTCGTTATGATTGCCGTGATCATCGCTATTTTAGCCGCAA ctgGCGTATTTCCAACGCAAGAAGCTACGGAGCCTTTGGAGAACGTGAGTGGGAGTAAAACTCAGCAATTTAACGAAGTACAGACAGCTGGAAGTCAAGAATATGTGAAGAATCCGCCGTCAAGTCCATCGCCTTTAACTTCGACTTTTCCGCCATGGCCTACAACCGACGAAACGTTGTTCGATATCGTACCGGACGCTTTAGACGGAACTTTAAGATTAGATGATTTAAGTTGGAACGATGATTTCAGCGACGTCAAATCGCGAGTATACAGACAAGTGAGCGGCGAAATAGAgaagaatttagaaaatattctgCGACAGGAAGGTGGAACGTCCATAATCAAAGTATACGATATCAATAAAGaaggcgaaataaaattcagaaTAAGTCACCCACCTCGGAACGTTCCGAAAGAAAGTCAGGAATATATCGAAGATGTATTACGCAAAAATGGCAACATGATCGGGCAATATCATTTGAATAGACTTCACGTAGGAAAGCTCATCGATCAATGTGAATTTCTCGGATGCACCGAAAGCTGTAAATACGATTACCCCGATGCTGTATTTATGTGCACTTGTAATTTGGGAGAAACGTTACATTACGATGGCAAAACTTGCATCGACGACAGCGATCTGAGTAACGTCGACATGGATGAAACAACGACGCAATCCAGCATGGACTCAGTTAATGATTTTCAAGGTAGAAGTCGAAATCCGAGCGTAGTAAACTTCGAATCTCGACATCCCGGTACTTGGGAAAATACGAACTTCAAGACAAATTCGGCAGAAACGTCCGCATCGTCGTCAACTACGGAACACGTCGAGGATGACACTTCTCACTGGAATCACGACCATTTACATCATTCACAATCAGTGGGAACCACTACCGAAACACCGTCCTCCGTTAAATCATTTACTGCGGAATCAACGGTGGAATCGTTTACTGCTTCCATTTCTGAACAAAAATATGTTGAACCACAGCCTTCTGCTGAGCCAGAACCCAGCGCCGAGCCAGAACCGAGTGCCGAGCCAGAACCTAGCGCCGAGCCAGAACCTAGTGCCGAGCCAGAACCCAGCGCTGAACCAGAACCGAGTGCCGAGCCAGAACCAAGTGCCGAGCCAGAACCCAGCGCCGAACCAGAACCGAGTGCCGAGCCAGAATCTACCATTCCGccaaaaatatattctcaATCAGAATTTACTGTTAAAATGGAATCTACAACTGAATTAGAATTTATCACCGAACCAAGTTCTTCTAAACCAGAACCTACTGCAAACTCAATACCTGTTACAGAATTGGCTCCTACAATTACTGATGAAACAGACggtgaagaaaaagaaaaaacagaaTCGCATTATTTGACGACCACAGAGTATTTAGAATCAAAAACTGAAATGTCTAATCAATCTGAGCTCACTGTAAAATCGATATCTAGTGacgacgttaaaataaataatgtgcctacatcttttattaatttaaacagtaaaaataataattctaaaattaacgAAACTTTAACTATGAAGTCTAATGAAACATTGACGGACGATTCAGTCTCGCAAGTAATACCTTTAATAACTAAAACATCTGAAAATATTGACGATGTAGAAATGGAAGCGACAGTACAGTCTATTAACAACGACGATAAAGTAACCGAAAGTGCGATTACTGAAGCTAGTGCTactactttaaattataaaaatttaaagcaaaCTGATAACGTGAATACGACACCAGTTACAAATGAAAATCGCGAGGAATTCGTCACGGAGCAATTTACGCAAAATCCAAGCtctcaaaaaaataaagaaaataattttaccaccgaaataaatttagatacgAAATTAAGTACtgttctaaataaaaattcctcaATTGACGGAAGTGATTTAACAACTGAACAAAAATCGAGCGCTGACTCAGACGTTTTTGAGCAGAATATTTCAACTACTACGGCAGAACAAAAAACGGAATTGACTACTGCATCCGTGAATGACGACACGCATTCTTTCACAAGACATTTCCAtacaatagaaataaatgGTGTTAATAATAGGCATACCGACACGTATAATACTAAAGTACACGAGACAACTTCAATACCAGAGACTATTTCAACTGAAATATTCACTCAGCCAATACCTGGATATCAATACCGAGAAGAAAATGCACCCGAGCCCGCGTTACAATCAAACGCGCCGAATTCGAACGAGAAAAATGTTATTGAACACATGCCGACGACGGTCTTTCCTAAAATACCGAAGAACTTTGCTCACAACGTCGAGCCACTGAAAGAACCTATCGTAAAATCGGCGGACGACGAACACATTATGCTGATACCAAAATCTGAGCAACCAATAGAGATACACGCAATAATTCCACAACTCATTCCAGAACAAGTCACGAATAGATCTTTGAGAACGGAAAATTCAACGGTAGGACAAAGCGGAGTTATAATTAACGATGAAAtgaacgtaaaaaaatctgAGAATACAACGCGTTCCAAGGAGGATATTATTCGTGCGAGTAACAAGCAAACGGCACGTCCCGAAGAAATTCAAGATCATTCAACGAGTCATCCTCTTCACCCAGCGATACTGCCGGAAAGCTCGGCAGATCATTTTACAGGAAAATCCGACGATCGACCGCTGGAAGACATGTCCCCGTTTTTGCCGGAcgtttataaagaaaaagagagcatGAAAAAAGCTCCGCGTTTAGATAAAGACGAGCAAGACGTTCCGAATCCTTTTGAAACTCACGTCGACGATATTATAACGCAACGACCATTAATACGTGATAATGCAGGCCGAGCAAACGAAACGGAAATTAAAGACTTATTGAACGACGTTAATTTACATTCAACGAATAACATGAAGAACGTAGATACCGCGACAAAAACAGATACGGCGGATAATATAGCTAAGAATAATTTGAGCGCCAGTAAAATCATCAACGACACCGGATctgaatatgtaaaaatattacgtcaAAGTAGCTCTGTGAAATCAATTGATAATGATAAAACAAAGGAGATTACGAATCAGAAAAGCAACGGTTTCTCTGTGGACAACGAGGAGGAGCTGAGAGTGATTCCATTGGAGGTAAAAGTTAAATCAGATTCAATTTCACAAACTACAATACAGCCGATAGATAAGACAACAGAACACGCTGAAATCGACGTAACTTCTCCCGGAAAGAAAGTAAAGGAAAAAGTTGGAAGTATCGCCATCGAAAGCGACGCGTCGAGCTCGGAGAAACCAGAAGAAAACGCTGTCGAAGATAACTACAATGACATCACGGATGAAACGTTGCCGAAGGGATACCGACACGATAACATTCCGAACAAAATTAAAGAGGCGTCCAAGAAAACgattttaaaagatttcaaCTCGCTGAAAATTCCTTACAACGATCCGTCGTTGATCGCATTCgacgcaggaaaaaaaaagaacgagacgAGCGAGAAAATATCATCCGATATATCACCGCTTTCAACGATAACGAAAATGGAAGCTCGCACGGAGGATAGCAGAATAACCACCGAAGAACCCGTGTTGCCCATAGAAATTCAACAAGAAATATCCACGACGATGGCAGGCGACAAAGTCGAAGCGACTACGATCATCGACGATGGCAAGCGCGAAGAGAACGATACGGAATCGCCGAACGTCGGTCAGCCtggcgaaaaagaaattgctaCGATGCCGATTACGACGACTCAAGCGATTTTGGAGACCAAAACCACGGCTCAGATCCCGATTTTGCCGGAGGAATTGCAAACGACCGAGAGCGACATGTTAACAACAACGCTGAGCGAAGAAGCATCGATCGATGGCAAGAAAATGAAAGCCGCCGACGAGACAGTTTCAACAGCTGACGCTGACGACGAAGCGAAAAAGAACGAAGGCGAGGGAGAAAGTTCTGATGTAACGGACACGTCGGAGAGAAACATGGCAGCGACGACGGTCTACGAAAACAACGTGAGCCTGGAATCTGAACGGAAGACGGAATACGATGGAAACGCGCGAGCAGGCACGACGGAAAGAATGAAGATCGAAACTACTCCCGTGACGAACGCGGAGAAACATATTACGAGCGACGTGGAAATAACTTCGCCTATGCCGAACGACGCCACCACCACGGAAGACGTCAGACCGGTTACGGAAGTAATAGATGACACGCAACCGATGATCGACTACAGAATGCTGTTCACAACTATTCCGCCGAGACCGATAGCCGACTCGGAGCTGTCCGAAGAGGAGCTCAGGGTGATTCCGCTGGAAAAGAGTTCGGAGAACAAGAAGAAGTCCATCGATAAAAAAGGATTCGACAAGTACAAGTACAAAAAAGATAAGGACCTAAGCTCGGAGGAAGAAGATGTTACGACAGAAAAATCCGACTCGACCGTCCTCCCCGAGACGAAGCCGCCGATCGCTGCCGCTGGAGACCACGAGGAATTAGACGACAGCGTGGTGAGCTCGGACGTGGATCCGAATTTGCCCAGGTTTACCTTAGCGGACAAGGAGGGTAATATTCTGCCTATATCGAAGTGGAAAGACACGACTTACGCGGAGAGAAACGAGAACAGGGCCACCGAAAAGCCTAAGAGCTATCCCAGCTTCATTCCCGTCTCGGAAGAGATAATAGAATCTGTACCGGTCACAGAGCCCTACATAATCATGCGAAATTCTCGTCCCGCAGTCGTATCGAACACCACGAAGAGCACGGCTGCGAACGAGACGACCGCCGATAGCCTCACCGAAGCGAACGTTACAACCGAGCCGaatgtaacatttttcacGGATCAATTATTCGGCGACGAAGTGGAAGGAGACCGCGTTACGGAACAACCGACCACGATCTTAACTTCATCGCTGGACATGAAAATCGAGAGCACTACTGTCGCTAACAATCCTCCGGAAATTTTACCTCCCGACGTCCTTTCGAAATGCATCGCGGGCCAATTTCAATGCGTTAATGGAACTTCTAGAAGTGGCGCGTATTGCGTGCCACAATCTGCCAAGTGTGACTCCGAGATCGACTGTTCCGACGGCTCGGATGAATTTAATTGCGAGGCGGAGAATTGCTCGAGTAATTTCCGCTGCGCCAGCGGACAATGTCTGAAGAGGAATCTCGTCTGCAACGAAGTTAAAGATTGCGACGACGGCAGCGACGAGCGCGACTGCGAAAATTGGCGGTGCCAGTCTGACGAATTCCGGTGTACGAGTG GCAGCTGTATTCCGGAATTGTGGCGATGCGACGGTCGTTCCGATTGCGAGGGAAATCAGGACGAGTACAATTGTACGGAAATCTGCGAAAGCAACGAATATCTGTGTCCAGCGGAGAAGAGATGCATCCCGCAAGCATTGCGTTGCAATGGAGCTGCCGATTGCATTAACGGGGAAGATGAAAAGCTATGCGACTGTACCGCGGATCAATTTAAATGTCAAAACGGCGGATGTATATCGCGAACTCAAACCTGCGACGGTGTCAGTAATTGTCCGGACTATTCGGACGAATGGAATTGCCTAATTGCCAATACTACTATGGATAAAAATCTCACTAATGTAGAGACCGACGACACGGCGAGCGAATTGACTAATCGCGTGCCATTTTTAAAGATAag ACAACACGACGGCGATTATCAACTAGTCTGCTCGGACGGGTGGAGCGAGGAATTCAGCGATTCTTATTGTCAGGCTCTAGGATACGCCGGATCCGACGAGACAATCGAATCGTTCACGTGGGATAGAAGTCAGACAATTCTAAGACTGAAAACGAATCCTAATTATCGCCTGCCGCTAGTCACGAATTTAGAGGAAGTAGAGTTCTGTATATCGGACAAGGTCGTGCAAGTTTCGTGCCAGGAGTTCGTCTGCGGTATGCACTACGCGGAGGAACCGAGAGCGAAATCGGCAGACGAGGCGCCAGCGAATCACGAACAATGGCCCAGCGTGGCTTTGCTGAAAGAATCGGAAATTGGGACCGCTTGTACGGCCAGCATACTCGGCCCTATGCACGCTCTAACTAGTTATTCTTGTATCTAcag GCACAAGAAAAAGAGCAGATGGCAACTATTCACCGGTGGAAATATGTTGAAGGGACACAGGGTGAAAAATATCGTGCCCTATCCTCAAGTGAAATATAATCGAGTCttttataacaatgatatTGCTTTGATCGAATTAGAAGAGCCATTGGTATTTTCTAAAAACGTTAGCGCCGCGTGTCTTTCTACACAGCCTGTCCag GCGAGGCAAATTTGCATAACGGCAGGATGGGGATTTATTAACGAGAAAACGAGTTTGCAACAGTATCTCAAATTCTTGCCCGTTCAAACGAACGATAAATGTAATGCTACGAGTCGTTATGCAAAATTCATTACGGGACACGATATATGCACGAACGAAGGGCCTTGTCAC AATGACGAAGGAGCACCGTTGATGTGTGCCAGTGAATCTCAGAGTACTTCAGAAAAATGGGAAATCCAAGGCTTGCTGAGTCGTCACAGCAGATGCTCGAGGGATCACTCTGCGATTTATTCCAGCTTGGAACCAGCGCTTTCGTGGTTGCGCGAAACAGTGCCAGCTTTACGAACACGAagctaa